ccccacacaGTTGGCTGCCAAGGAGGCGAAGCTGCACGATTTGGAGGATATTCTGGCCAGGGAACGCGAGACCAACCGGCGCCTGCTCTCCGACAAGGAGCGGGAGATGGCTGAGATGCGGGCACgcatgcagcagcagctggatgaaTACCAGGAGCTGCTGGACATCAAGCTGGCTCTGGACATGGAGATCAATGCCTACCGCAAACTGCTGGAGGGCGAGGAGGAGCGGTGAGCACAGGGCGCTGTACCCGGTGGGCTGTGCAGGTCCCAGCCCTCGTGTCCTCACCGGTTCCATCtcaccttctcctcctgcccaggctgaggctgtcccccagcccttcctcccaCAAAGGTGCATCCCGTAGCCACTTGTCCACCCCGGGCTCCTCCAAGAAGAGGAAGCTGGAGGACAGCGAGAGTCGGACCAGCTTCTCCCACCATGCCCGGACAAGCGGCCGCGTCGGCGTGGAGGAGGTGGACTTGGAAGGCAGATTTGTCCGTCTCAGGAACAAGTCTAATGAGGTGTGTTTGCCTTCAGGGATGATCCCTGAGATCCCTGGGGGTGTAGTTCAGCCCCACTTCACCCCATGGGCAGGAGGGGAACTGGGACAAGCTGGGGAGGAACCAGGGGATCTCAGGgttgctgctctctctctcttgcagGACCAGGCGATGGGGAACTGGCAGATCAAGCGGCAGAATGGAGATGATCCCCCCATCACCTACCGCTTCCCCCCAAAGTTCACCCTGAAGGCTGGCCAGGTGGTCACGGTGAGTCACTGCCTGGTGAAGGATCCACCTGAGATCCCAAACCCACCCGGGCCGTTGGTGATGCCGAGCGGTTGGAGCCAGGGTGCATGCTCCTTGGCGCTTGGCTTTTTTAGGGGGACAGACCCACATCCCCAGGATCAGGGCTCTGCAGAcctgagatgttgcttttctctgtgcttttctcCCTAGATCTGGGCCTCAGGGGCTGGAGCAACCCATAGCCCCCCCAGCAACGTGGTGTGGAAAGCCCAGAGCAGCTGGGGGTCTGGGGACAGCCTGCGCACTGCCCTGATCAACTCCAACGGGGAGGTGAGAGCCCAATGGCAGCACCAGGTTGGGGCACAGGGGGGTCAGTAGACATCGAACCCCTCCAACTCCTTTCCTGTCCCCCACAGGAGGTGGCCATGCGGAAACTGGTCCGCACTGTGATCATCAACgatgaagatgaggatgaggaCGATGATGAAGTTAACATCCACCACCGCCATCACCATGTGAGTACCGCACTGGGGAAGGCACTGGTCCCAGGTGTTCTGTcgcagggatgctgggggagcTCAGGTCTGGTCCCAGTCAGGGTGGGAGGCAGCTCAGCATCACACAGGATCAGGCCTTACGGGAGAAGGCAGTTGGGAGGCTGTTGTGGAAACAACCCCATGGGAGAAGCCAATAGACCTCTGGCACCTGGAGAAGATGACTGCTTGCAAAAAAAACTCTAGAGACCTTGCTGGAAGTCATCTCCAACCCTGAGCAACCTTGACCAGCCACAAAaagggctggaggagctgggagggaggctGAGCTGGTACCTCACATTGCTTGGAGGTGGAGGACAGGATGGTGGGAAGTTGATGGACGACACTTCTCCATGGCAgctgctccatcctctttgctTTGCGAGGGCACTGGAACAAATCCAGAGGTGACTTTGTCCTTCCTCTCAACCCATCACTCCCCTGACGGAGCTGAAATatgcaccaggaagagcagcgggcagagagcaggcagtgtgccagcagcagagctgcagccactTCTCCCCATATCAAACATTCCTGGCTGCAGCCCAGGAGCCCCCGCCAGCCCGTCCCGCAGGGAGAGATCTGTCTTGCACATGAGGTGCCCGCAGGAATCATACATGGAGAGATGCCATCACCACCACACTGTGCCTCAGCACTGGCAAAAAATCTTCTGGatgctgctccccagggctctgtgtgACAGGAGCAGGATGGGGCGTCCATCATCTGCTTTCCTTTGAGTTCTCCGGATCTGAAGAGCCATGCCGAGATGGCTATCGATTATCCTTGGTCAGAGGAGCCAAGCTCCTACGGGCCACTGCTGCCCATTTGTCTGGGGACTGAATCCTTTCCAAGAGTGGATTTCCCATTGGAAAGCAGTGAGCCTGCACTCTCCCAGGCAGCGAGGAAGAGGATGCTCTTAGACAAGCACAAGAGGAGCACAGTTAAGATGTCTCCTGTGTGCTGAGAGCCCAGGGTGCAAGgacagggcagcagggacagttCACCCACCCACAGTGTGCCAGCCCCAGTAATTTGGGATTataaatataacaacaacaacgacaacaacaacaatagtaataataatttattatttttaaaccacaTGGTGGAGAGGATAGGTGGAGTGCAGACCCTGTTTGAAGACTAACTTGAAGAGCCCTCCTGGATCACACCCGTGCTGCCGCAGTCCTCAGGGCAGGGTGCTCAAGGCAGAAGATGCTCGGGCGAGCACTCAGGTTGTTTTGTCTGTTCCCCCCCCATCTAGGGTAGCTGCAGTGGCTCTGGGGACCCCGGGGAATACAACCTCCGCTCGCGCACAGTGGTCTGTGGGACGTGCGGTCAGCCAGCCGAGAAGTCAGGCAACCAGAACACCGGTATCAACACCGTGTCCTCGGGCTCGTCCACTTCCAGCATGACTGTCACCCGCAGCTACCGCAGCATTGGTGACTCTGGCAGCATCGGCCTTGGGGACAGCCTGGTGACCAGGAGCTACCTCCTGGGGAGCTCCAGCCCCCGTAGGCAGGTTAGTGCCATTTCCAGACCCCGGGTCCAGGCTGTCCCTGTGCTACTGGGTCTCCATCCTGTCCCTGCATCATCCTTTCTCAACAAGGCAGCGCTGTGGGggtcccttcccctccttcctctcctcctatctGCTTTTTCTCTTGCCCCGGGCACCTTTGGGCTTGCACAAGCCTCTTTGTAAGGGGATTGTGGAGGCTGAGAGGGATTGGAAAAGGATGTGGCTGTAGTGTCTCCCCATGCCATCCCATGCTCAGCCCCCTTGGCAGCCCCGGAGCATCCTTCATCCTCCACAGCTCTCGTTCCACCACTGCCGAGCGTTATTCATGCTGGTAACGAATATTTCAGCACTTGAATATTAATACCCTCAA
Above is a genomic segment from Harpia harpyja isolate bHarHar1 chromosome 9, bHarHar1 primary haplotype, whole genome shotgun sequence containing:
- the LMNA gene encoding lamin, which codes for MATPSQKRSTRSGTSGTPLSPTRITRLQEKEDLQELNDRLAVYIDKVRSLELENAGLRLRITESEEVVSREVSGIKAAYESELADARKTLDSVAKERARLQLELSKVREEHKELKARNAKKEGDLLTAQARLKDVEALLNSKEAALSTALGEKRNLESEVRDLRAQVAKLESALSEAKKQLQDEMLRRVDAENRLQTLKEELEFQKNIYSEELRETKRRHETRLVEIDNGRQREFESKLSEALQELRSQHEAQIRLYKEELEKTYGAKLENAKQSAERNSNMVGAAHEELQQTRIRIDNLSSEVSQLQKQLAAKEAKLHDLEDILARERETNRRLLSDKEREMAEMRARMQQQLDEYQELLDIKLALDMEINAYRKLLEGEEERLRLSPSPSSHKGASRSHLSTPGSSKKRKLEDSESRTSFSHHARTSGRVGVEEVDLEGRFVRLRNKSNEDQAMGNWQIKRQNGDDPPITYRFPPKFTLKAGQVVTIWASGAGATHSPPSNVVWKAQSSWGSGDSLRTALINSNGEEVAMRKLVRTVIINDEDEDEDDDEVNIHHRHHHGSCSGSGDPGEYNLRSRTVVCGTCGQPAEKSGNQNTGINTVSSGSSTSSMTVTRSYRSIGDSGSIGLGDSLVTRSYLLGSSSPRRQAQAVQNCSIM